The following coding sequences are from one Kwoniella bestiolae CBS 10118 chromosome 2, complete sequence window:
- a CDS encoding 5-methyltetrahydropteroyltriglutamate-homocysteine S-methyltransferase, giving the protein MVKSAVLGYPRVGVNRSAKKAIESYWAGNTSAEQLQETAKNIRKERWESIKNAGVDVVPSGDFTLYDHLLDHSFNFGVIPQRYVEQKLSPLDTYFAMGRGRQDRAKGIDVVASEMGKFFDSNYHIVKVDHSPSTEFSLKNNQQLNEYKEAKELGITTRPVLFGPITYLSLVRAGRDAPADFEPISLLDKLIPVYKQLLTELKEAGVEEVQIDEPILVLDKAEQQGDLFKKTYEALAPVAPKITITTAYGRVGKSIEFLKDLPIYALHLDLDREPKQLDEVLAALKPTKIAIELGVVSGRNIWKNDLKASKALADKAIAELGADKVTVSTSSSLLHTPISIKVETKLTPQQVSWLSFATEKCEEVATLAGALNGKESEAFEQNSKDIAARREFERTSDSAVRDRVTAITEEQLKRKSPFPARREAQKKHLNLPKFPTTTIGSFPQTKEIRVARSKFTKGELSKEDYEKAMEKEVGSVVEFQEKVGLDLLVHGEPERNDMVQYFGEQLNGFIFTQLGWVQSYGSRYVRPPIVVSDVSRPSPMTVRWSSYAQSLTKLPMKGMLTGPVTILNWSFPRADVTKEIQSKQLALALRDEVVDLANAGIKAIQVDEPAIREGLPLRKADWDNYLTWAVDSFRLSTSGVEDDIQVHSHFCYSDFGDIFPSIQRLDADVISIEASKADLKLLDVFKSYGYSNEIGPGVYDIHSPRVPSEQEIKDRIASMVKVLPADLMVVNPDCGLKTRGWKETEESLANLVAAAKWARETYA; this is encoded by the exons ATGGTCAAGTCCGCTGTCTTAGGTTACCCCCGTGTCGGTGTTAACAGATCCGCCAAGAAG GCCATCGAGTCTTACTGGGCCGGTAACACATCTGCTGAGCAACTCCAAGAGACTGCCAAAAACATCCGAAAGGAACGATGGGAGTCCATCAAGAACGCTGGTGTAGATGTCGTCCCTTC CGGTGACTTCACCCTCTacgaccacctcctcgaccactCCTTCAACTTCGGTGTCATCCCTCAACGATACGTTGAGCAAAAGTTGTCCCCTCTCGACACCTACTTCG CCATGGGTCGAGGAAGACAAGACCGAGCCAAGGGTATCGATGTAGTTGCCTCCGAAATGGGTAAATT CTTCGACTCCAACTACCACATCGTCAAGGTCGACCACTCCCCATCCACCGAGTTCTCCCTTAAGAACAACCAACAATTGAACGAATACAAGGAAGCCAAGGAACTCGGTATCACCACTCGACCAGTTCTCTTCGGTCCTATCAcctacctctccctcgtccgAGCTGGCCGAGACGCTCCCGCTGATTTCGAgcccatctccctcctcgacaaATTGATCCCTGTCTACAAGCAACTCTTGACTGAGCTCAAGGAAGCTGGTGTCGAGGAAGTCCAAATTGATGAGCCTATCCTCGTCTTGGACAAGGCCGAGCAACAAGGTGACCTCTTCAAGAAGACCTACGAGGCTCTTGCTCCTGTCGCCCCTAagatcaccatcaccaccgCTTACGGTCGAGTTGGTAAATCCATTGAATTCCTTAAAGATCTCCCCATCTACGCTCTCCACCTCGATCTCGACCGAGAGCCCAAGCAACTTGATGAAGTCCTCGCTGccctcaaacccaccaagaTCGCTATCGAACTCGGTGTCGTTTCCGGTAGAAACATCTGGAAGAACGACCTTAAGGCTTCCAAGGCCCTCGCCGACAAGGCTATCGCTGAACTCGGTGCCGACAAAGTAACcgtctccacctcttcttccctcctccacacCCCTATCTCCATCAAGGTCGAGACCAAGTTGACCCCTCAACAAGTCTCTTGGTTGTCCTTCGCTACCGAGAAGTGTGAGGAAGTTGCCACTCTCGCCGGTGCCCTCAACGGTAAAGAATCCGAGGCTTTCGAGCAAAACTCCAAGGACATCGCTGCCCGAAGAGAGTTCGAACGAACTTCCGACTCAGCTGTCCGAGACCGAGTTACCGCCATCACCGAGGAGCAACTCAAGAGAAAATCACCTTTCCCCGCTCGACGAGAAGCCCAAAAGAagcacctcaacctccccaagttccccaccaccaccatcggATCTTTCCCTCAAACCAAGGAAATCCGAGTGGCCCGATCCAAGTTCACCAAGGGTGAGCTCTCCAAGGAGGACTACGAGAAGGCtatggagaaggaagttggTTCCGTTGTTGAATTCCAAGAGAAGGTTGGACTTGACTTGCTCGTCCACGGTGAACCTGAACGAAACGATATGGTTCAATACTTCGGTGAACAATTGAACGgtttcatcttcactcaacTTGGTTGGGTTCAATCTTACGGTTCTCGATACGTCCGACCCCCCATCGTTGTCTCCGATGTCTCCAGACCTTCCCCCATGACCGTCCGATGGTCATCATACGCTCAATCTTTGACCAAGCTCCCCATGAAGGGTATGTTGACTGGTCCCGtcaccatcctcaactgGTCTTTCCCCCGAGCCGATGTCACCAAGGAGATCCAATCAAAGCaacttgctcttgctctccGAGACGAAGTCGTCGACCTCGCCAACGCCGGTATCAAGGCCATCCAAGTCGATGAGCCCGCTATCCGAGAAGGTCTCCCTCTCCGAAAGGCCGACTGGGACAACTACCTCACCTGGGCTGTTGACTCTTTCAGACTCTCCACCTCTGGTGTAGAGGACGACATCCAAGTCCACTCCCACTTCTGTTACTCCGACTTCGGAGatatcttcccctccattcAACGATTAGATGCCGATGTCATCTCCATCGAAGCCTCCAAGGCCGACTTGAAGTTGCTCGACGTCTTCAAATCATACGGATACTCCAACGAGATTGGTCCCGGTGTCTACGATATCCACTCCCCCCGAGTCCCCTCTGAACAAGAGATCAAGGACCGAATCGCCTCCATGGTTAAGGTGCTCCCCGCCGACCTCATGGTTGTTAACCCCGATTGTGGTCTCAAGACCcgaggatggaaggaaaCCGAGGAATCTCTTGCCAACTTGGTCGCCGCTGCCAAATGGGCCAGAGAGACTTACGCCTAA